The Kluyveromyces marxianus DMKU3-1042 DNA, complete genome, chromosome 7 DNA segment AACCAGAGACgaaaacacaaacacaacaaCAGATTGAACTCTAGTTGGAACAACACCTAGGAAGAAGTTACGTTCGGTATGCTTCTTCCCAATCAAAGCTGGcatgaagaaatatttCCTCATTAACTTAACCAGCATGTTATTAGAGAATGAACGATGAGCCGCTAACCATTGTTTAGGGAataacttttcaaagatattcaGAACGGTACCGATCAAGATGATAACACCCCAATATCCGATCAAAGCACCACCCATAGCCATGGCATCATCTTCGTTATGGTATCTAGCCTTGTAAGTCTTCAAAGCGTAACCATACTTAACCTTGTTATAGATGACAGGAACATGAACcggtttggttttgttgaacCCTGGAATTTCCTTTGGACTTTGAATATAGTGGGTAGCGTTTTCGTACTTCTCTTTCAAGTCTGCAGCTGTGAACTTTGGACATGCCTCGAGAACTTGATGCTCAAAACCTTTTCTTAGGTGTTCTGTAGTAGCTTACTTCTGACCACAGTACAAAAGGGAACCCATACGGTCCATGTTTGTGCAGGTACAGTTTGCAGGGtcagttttctttttacaGAAAACACTGGTCATAGTGACAGCCTGGTTACAAGCCATGTAGATGTACTCAGCTTCACCATATTTTTTGTAAGCTGCCACATGATTGAGGCATAGGGCTGCCAATACGAGATATAGGAAGTTTCTCATTTTGTCTTACCGTTTTACCTGATTATGTCTCTCTACTGCTTATTCCTGGTgcaaataaataaaaaaagatgaactGTTATTGTTAATTGGGAGAGGAATACGGCAGATTAGAGTAATCTAACAAATTGCTCGAATTGCTTGGTTGACTAAACAAATGAACAAACAAGGAACAAGAGAAGTCTGAATAAACTAACAAAGTGCAGAGTCTAACACATCTTAGGAAAAGGACCCTCGAAGGACAAATAAGTCATTTGCCTTGATTTAAATACAAATGGAAAcgagatgcgatgagcatTGTATTTCTCGAGgtgtgtttttgaattctgCCGAAAACTCCAAACATCTTGGCAAGATTAGTAGTAGTTTGCAAGTTAAATGTTCCACTCCTACAATAACTAGGCGCCAATTACAGCTACGGGCTCGATACTGTCACTGATTGGACTGCTCGCAAAACAATGAAGGAAGGAACGAATGAATGGCTTTGAACTCCCCCATAAACAGCAGACGACACCTCTAAAATCACCTGAAATCAAAAGAATTTTAACATATTTAGATGCTAAAAATGCGTATCGCATCGCTATTCTTCGAATCCATCTTCACTTCACTACGTCTAGATtactcaaaaaaaataaaaaccGTCTTGAAAAAGCAGTGAGTGAGCagctttgtttttttttttttttggtattCACCAAAACGGGGTTTTATGCACCCTCGAAGACGGATATGATGTGCAACAAAATCTAAGGGACCAACAAAGAGTGCGCTACACAGTTATCAATGGACCCAGGACCCAGGACCCAGTAATCCTCTCTGAATACACTAATGCCAGCGTATTATCCGATCCGATACCCTGTGGTTGGAAAGGGTGCTCTTTGCTGATGCGGAGCGAACTCCGTAGAAAAATTCGCGGCGCTCTCTATCAATACTGCATTACTTTGCTGgatgcattttttttcccgGTACCCTGAGTGAGAAATGCAGACCGAAGTTTCTCAGGTTTATCGCCTGGAAATGCCTCcagtttttttcttgaccCCATCCATCCACTCATTGCCCATCAACCATTATTGTCTTCATTATACAGTATATTTTTGCACTATGTACTACTAGTTGGTTATTCTGTATTGTGAATAGAGATGTGTTTTATGAAAGAACGTATGTATGTTACGCTATGGCATGTCGAGAAACTCGGTACCGAAGGATTATTCTGTCTCCTATACGCATCCGTCGTTGACTTTTACGGCTTCGGGCTCATCTTTGTGCATAGCGACAGTGCGGCCATAGCCAAATAAGCTTTAATTTAAGAGACAGAAAAGGGTgcaaattcaaaaaaatggaattATAAACACTTACATAcgctgaaaaaaaaaaataaaactttttttttctcaaaaGCTGTATAGCGAGGGCTTGGCCCTTCGTAGAAGTACACGCAACAATTACTCGAGAGCATCagtttcttttcaacttcttggtATACTCTTATTCTCGCCTTGGCTGAGTGGCTGCTCATGCGGCCTCTTTGGGGTCAGTCTTATTCCGTTTTATTTTCTCGAGCAAAATGCTAGCTTTGAAGTCAGGAAAGAGAACAGAGAAATACCAGCGGGTATAGCTCCATGGGATGGGGGATAATTGCTTTTTCCAATCCGTTACCTTTCCATCTAACAGAAACGTTAAAAGTGACGGAGAACCCTTTTCGCAGGTACAGGAGAAAATCAGGGTGCAGCTCTCAGCAGCATGTATGTAActcaaaaacaagaaatcGCAACTGATGTGGTGGTATGggttttttgtttttcgtttcAGCTGTGAATATGAGCTAGATCGATGAACGGGTATagttgaagaaataaaaagcGAGAGTGCATCAACCTTACCATATAGGGGGGATAGTGTTGGCAGCTATCTCCCCGTCCCCCCCACATTCCCTATTTTAGAGATACAATGGaattttggaattgaaattggaaaCACTATATTAGATTAATACCTAGGCACAGCTGTAGTAGTGTCTGTGAATAAAAAGCAGCGTGATGATGCTTACCAATCTACATATTACATCTGCATCTATAATAAGTCGTCGTCCGCTTCGACGATTGTGTTCTTGACCTTCAGTAGTATGGTGACCTTCCAGTGGTCcaacttgttgaacttgTCGTACTCGTAAATCTTTTGCGAAAGTTTCTCGGAGTCTCCCTCTCTGACGGCATCGATGACATTTGACAATAGCTCATATTCCCTTGATTGGGAAAAGGAAGGGTCCAGAGATTGCGATTCGTTCAAGCTCTTGTCGGCAGCGACGACATCGCCCGCAGCGAGGTAACAAAGCCCGATCTTTAGCAAGTACTCTTTCAAAGACCATTGGCTCAACTTGTTCCCCAAGGAGTTTTCCAcaaccttcttcaatatttcGGTTGCGTCCAAGTATTCACCATTCAACGCCTTCAAGTCGGCACATCTTAGATACGATTTGTTAGATAGGGCAACGGCTTGATCCTGCAAGTACCAGTCACCGGCAGTTTCATAGTTGGAAATGGCGCTGGGATAGTCCTGTAGTTGCTGTTCTTGCAATTCAGCAAGTTCAAACTTGAAGTTTGCTCCTCTTCTGAACTGGCCTCTCCTCGTGAAAATGTCGATGGATTTAGAAAGCGATTCAGCAGCTTTGGCAGGCGATGAGCCTGTCTTGAAACATTTGTAAGCTTCGATGAACGTGTTACCCGCTTCATCCTCATTTGATGCTTTGATTTGACATTCGGCGGCTTTCAAAAACGTTTCCCCTGCTTGGTCCAACTCCTTTCTCAATCTGTACAAGTTGGCTGCTTCCACGTAAAGGTCCGCTGCTTCCTCGTACCTATATGAGTCCGACCCGCCTaagaaactaaagaatCCAGATGATGGCTTCGCCTTCTTCTCAGCCTAATTTGTCAGTAAGATCCACAGGTGTGCAAAACGTCATACCCATTTGCACACATGCAATCACTTCTTGTTAGTACTTTgcaaaaacaacaaaacatCATAACGATTGTTGATATCTCTCAATTCCTTTGTTTCATAAAATAAAAGGGACACACTAACGGATTTGAGAACTATCAAAGGGGAATCATCGGTGaaaaagtaaaaataaacaTACCTTCGCAATCAATTCTTGCACTTCACTCATTACTGGCGCTTATAAAACTTTCGTGATACTCTACTAACGGGTATCACTGGATCTCTTGCAACTCTGCAAGGCCAACAGGTAAATAAAGATCTTGTATAAATTATACTCTCACGTTTCAACTTAGTTCGTTTCAGTTCGTTTCGTTTTCGAAACTGAGAGTAGGACAATCCGTTCGTGAGGCGGGGTAAGTGGAGGGTTTTTGATACATGCCGGGTAAGCACTACGGACTACATAGCCTACCCGCACATAACATATTGTAGTCACGTGAAAAATCAAAGCAATTCTCATCtagagagaaaagagaagacaCTCTCTCCGTAGGATGATGGACGTCAAATACAGCACCCCACCGGAAACCCAGCGTACGAGCATGCGTGTATCGAGACACATAAACACACACAatcatatacatatacGTATACGAGCGCGGTTGATTGGAAAGATACGTTTTTAATTGAAGGATATACTTATAACATTGATAATATATAAGATGCGACAAGCTTAAGCTTCAGCCATGTCTCTCAATCTTCTGATGGTAGATCTGACAGTGGCAGCGGCAGCGGTGGACAAAGTGTAAGCACCACCAGCGATGGTTCTGTTACAAGAAGAGCACTTCCAGATACCAGCAGCACCTCTCTTGACACAGGTCTTACCACAGAAAGAACAGTTGTAAGTGGCGTGTTGTTGGActtccaacttcttcacttGTCTTCTCAAAGAGGAACCGTAACGGACACCGTACTTACCAGTGATACCAACCTTCTTAGTTCTCTTAGCCCTATAAAAAAAGTTTGTATTTCAGAGTTGAAATAATTATGTTAGTAACTTGGTTAAAACGTATAATAAAGTATGTGAGAATAGGGCGATTTAGacatcgtcatcatcatgaAGTATGTGAGTTTCTTAGCGTCTCTAGAGTTTTCAGTTGTGTGAAACGCCGACAATGTTTTGTAATGGTGCTTTACATGCATTCCAAATAACTTCTTCCTGCTTGTAACACTATGACCACTGTCTTCGATgtctttcaaaaaaaagagagaatcAAACGAATCCTGTGTCTTCGATACACACGATATTCCTTCAGTTTACATTTCTTGTCTGTTAATGATATGGTATGTCTGTTGTAGTTCCATTccacttttttcttcgGTACATTGCTTCAGTTTACGTTATATCTTTGTCATTGGTCTATTTCAACATCCTCATGGTCATTGACGCGCGCTATATCTCCCTATTTCTCTGTTCCAGCATTAGTATGCATACATTTTGGTTTCTGTGTGATTGCTTGGTCTGTGTATTCAACTAACAATACAAACGTCTATATGGAAGATACCTGCAATACGTATAATACACCTGTGTTATAAGAGTTAAGTGTTTTAACGATGAATCGAGGATGCTTGaaactttggaaaaaagTGGGCCATCCATGCGACTGCGAAGAGGCGGGCAAGAGACGAggcaagaaaaaaaacacacacgCACACGCACACGCACGCACAACTCACGAATGGTAGTCCTATTCCTAATGCGGAAACATTTGTGAAAATTGAAGCATACATCCTTACCCATCTATATTTTCTGGGTGCATGGGTGCATATTTTTATAATTTCTAAACAGTCCCACGAAATAGACAacttacaaaaaaaagaaagacatcggacacacacacgcacGAAGGAACGCTAAAACAGATCATATCGATCATTGAAAgtttattttcttgttggtccacgtttctttttggtcCACCAGCACAGAGAGTTTAGCCTTGCCTGTATTGAGAATGCGAGAGCGTGCGTGCGTGCGTGCTTGCGTGAGTGAGTCCGTGCGCGTGTGCCTCATTGTTTCGTGCtagtttgtttgttttgtttcgtCTAGTTTTGCATGTCCATTACgttgtgtttgttttgtccACCATAATTGCCATAGCACCCACCACGTCTTTGCAGGTGGCGAAAGCGAAGAAAGAGAGCCGCTTCTCCGTTGTACACTGCGCTTTTGTCCCTACCAGAAACACTTTACGTAGTCCTCCGCCCTTCCATTCTACTTTCTTTACCCCTTACGAGACATTATGGACATTATGtctttttggaaaaaagtTCCACCACTAAAACATCCGTACGGAACATACCGCCTTCCCCGATCTCTTTACCCCTTTGGGTAAAGAGATTAAATGCAGAACATATTGACATTACATAGTCATTAGCGATGATGATTACTTCACCTACTATTTTAATTATTACTACCCATACTCACTTACCGTGTGTCAGTGCAGACACAAATCAGCCTACATATGGACCACTAATTTCACGT contains these protein-coding regions:
- the SEC17 gene encoding alpha-soluble NSF attachment protein SEC17, translating into MSEVQELIAKAEKKAKPSSGFFSFLGGSDSYRYEEAADLYVEAANLYRLRKELDQAGETFLKAAECQIKASNEDEAGNTFIEAYKCFKTGSSPAKAAESLSKSIDIFTRRGQFRRGANFKFELAELQEQQLQDYPSAISNYETAGDWYLQDQAVALSNKSYLRCADLKALNGEYLDATEILKKVVENSLGNKLSQWSLKEYLLKIGLCYLAAGDVVAADKSLNESQSLDPSFSQSREYELLSNVIDAVREGDSEKLSQKIYEYDKFNKLDHWKVTILLKVKNTIVEADDDLL